One segment of Erigeron canadensis isolate Cc75 chromosome 2, C_canadensis_v1, whole genome shotgun sequence DNA contains the following:
- the LOC122587724 gene encoding auxin efflux carrier component 5-like: protein MIGLDDIYKVIASVFPLYVALILGYGSVKWWHMFKPDHCNAINQLNCYFIMPLFTFDFTTRINPYKMNFRFLAADTISKAIILIAISLWAKFTTKGNYPWSITNFSLCSLNNTLVVGVPLIGAMYGPLGENLVIQISILQFTVWIIILLMMYSFQNVNKSLDLAVAQNELATDLENSSGEGTTTTTRPSFLVLVKIVGLKLAKNPNSYACIFGLAWALVSNRWDLKMPSIVQGSVLIMSRAGSGVAMFCIGLFMALQPKMIDCGVTLTAFAMLLRFVVAPATMVVGSFIVGLRGDVLSIAIIQAALPQAIASFVFAKEYDLHTNVLSTAVIFGTIVSIPVLISYYVVLNVLNA, encoded by the exons atgataggGTTGGATGACATTTACAAGGTAATAGCCTCAGTGTTTCCACTCTACGTGGCACTAATCTTAGGCTACGGCTCGGTGAAATGGTGGCATATGTTCAAACCCGACCACTGCAATGCAATAAACCAACTCAATTGCTATTTCATTATGCCTCTCTTCACGTTTGATTTCACAACCCGGATCAACCCTTACAAGATGAATTTTCGTTTCCTAGCAGCCGACACCATCTCCAAAGCCATCATTCTCATAGCGATATCGCTATGGGCTAAGTTCACTACTAAAGGAAACTATCCTTGGTCAATCACAAACTTCTCATTGTGTAGCTTGAATAATACACTTGTTGTAGGGGTTCCCTTAATTGGAGCAATGTATGGGCCTTTAGGGGAGAACCTTGTCATCCAAATCTCGATTTTGCAATTTACAGTCTGGATTATAATCTTACTAATGATGTACTCGTTCCAGAACGTAAACAAGTCGTTGGATTTGGCAGTGGCACAGAACGAATTAGCCACGGATCTAGAAAACAGTAGCGGGGAGGGAACGACGACTACTACAAGACCATCTTTTTTGGTGTTGGTGAAAATCGTTGGGTTAAAGCTTGCTAAGAACCCCAACTCATATGCGTGCATCTTTGGGCTTGCATGGGCACTCGTATCAAATAG GTGGGATTTGAAAATGCCAAGTATTGTTCAAGGATCCGTATTGATCATGTCTAGAGCTGGTTCTGGTGTTGCCATGTTTTGCATTG ggTTATTCATGGCATTGCAACCAAAGATGATAGATTGTGGTGTGACGCTAACTGCATTTGCGATGCTACTGAGGTTTGTGGTTGCACCAGCAACGATGGTGGTTGGTTCTTTTATCGTGGGTTTGAGAGGGGATGTCCTTTCTATTGCGATCATTCAG GCTGCACTGCCACAAGCGATAGCATCTTTCGTATTTGCCAAGGAATATGATCTCCACACAAATGTGCTTAGTACTGC gGTCATTTTTGGCACTATCGTCTCCATTCCTGTATTGATTTCTTATTATGTTGTGTTAAATGTATTAAATGCTTAA